One part of the Sardina pilchardus chromosome 5, fSarPil1.1, whole genome shotgun sequence genome encodes these proteins:
- the LOC134080792 gene encoding trace amine-associated receptor 1-like: MKLEENSVQFCFPLHNSSCVKDWRSFMEYIIMYTFLSTVSGLTVFFNLLVIISISHFKQLHTPTNLLILSLAVADLLTGLIVIPVEGLAFIETCWYFGDYFCTVFPIMMFTIFSGSHISIFLISLDRYIAVTDPFHYTVKVTFKRAVFCVSFGWFSSFIYALAILNKRQAKIINTVTVRIKPEGKGTVPKTSETKAAKTLGVVIAVYFICWIPYFIGSLIADSVPYNSAVFVFMYWLLYTNSCMNPLMYALFYPWFRISVKHILTLSMFNSSSSYLNVFPERK; the protein is encoded by the exons ATGAAGCTTGAGGaaaattcagttcagttctgcTTCCCTTTGCACAACTCATCTTGTGTTAAGGACTGGAGATCCTTTATGGAATACATCATAATGTATACTTTCCTTTCAACAGTGTCAGGCCTGACTGTGTTTTTCAACCTGCTGGTGATCATCTCCATCTCCCACTTCAAGCAGCTTCACACTCCAACCAACCTGCTCatcctctctctggctgtggcAGACTTATTGACTGGGCTCATAGTCATACCTGTGGAAGGACTTGCCTTTATTGAAACTTGTTGGTACTTTGGAGATTATTTTTGCACTGTATTTCCCATTATGATGTTTACCATCTTCTCTGGATCCCATATTAGTATATTTTTAATATCACTTGACCGTTACATTGCTGTTACAGATCCATTCCATTATACAGTTAAGGTGACCTTCAAGAGAGCAGTCTTTTGTGTATCATTCGGCTGGTTTTCTTCTTTTATCTATGCTTTAGCCATTTTGAACAA GCGCCAGGCCAAAATCATTAACACTGTCACAGTCAGGATCAAACCAGAAGGTAAAGGCACAGTACCAAAGACGTCTGAGACCAAGGCTGCTAAAACATTAGGAGTTGTCATAGCAGTTTATTTTATCTGCTGGATACCCTATTTTATTGGGAGTCTAATAGCAGATAGTGTACCATATAATTCAGCTGTCTTTGTTTTTATGTACTGGCTTTTGTATACTAATTCCTGCATGAATCCCCTTATGTATGCCCTCTTTTATCCATGGTTTAGAATATCAGTGAAGCATATTTTAACACTGTCAATGTTTAACTCCTCATCCTCATACTTAAATGTTTTCCCAGAAAGAAAATAA